The segment GAACACGATCATCGGCACGAAGATGGCCAACTCCCTGATCGTCGGTTACGGCCAGTCCGACGAGAGCCGCGGCGACATCGGCAAGCTCTTCCCGCTGGTTGACATCCTGCAGGCCGGCTCGGTCTACACGACGATTGGCTCCGAGCCGTTCACGCCGAACAACGAACTGCGCTACAAGACCTACCAGGTGCAGGACAGCTTGACCAAGTTCGGTGAGAAGCACTCGTTCACCGTCGGCTTCGCCGCCGAGAAGTACAAGTCCGAGAACGTGTTCTTCCCCGGCAAGCAGAGCGCCTACGTCTACAACTCGCTGGCCGATTTCTACACCGACGCCAACGACTACCTGGCCAACCCGAACCGCACCACGTCGCCGGTCACGCTGGCGCGGTTCCAGGTGCGCTACAACAACATTCCCGGGGCGGAAAAGCCCCTCCAGCCGCTCGACGTGCTCTACTGGGGCGCCTACGCCCAGGACGAGTGGTCGGTGGCCGACAACCTCAAGGTGATCGCCGGCGTGCGCGTGGACGTGGCGTCGTTCAAGGACACCGGGTTCGCCAACCCGGTCGCCGACGGGATGACGTTCCGCGATGAGACGGGCGGATCGGTGCAGTACTCGACCGGCAAGCTGCCCGACGCCAACCCGCTCTTCTCGCCGCGCGTGGGCTTCAACTGGGACGTCTTCAAGAACCGCGACACCCAGGTGCGCGGCGGCACGGGCGTGTTCACCGGCAAGCCGTTGTTCGTGTGGATCTCGAACCAGATCGGCAACACCGGCATGCAGACCGGCTTCATCGACTCGGGCACGGGCGGCACACGGGCGTATCCGTTCAACCCCAATCCCGACGCCTACAAGCCGGCGACGGTCACCGGCGCGCCGCCGGTCAGCACCAACCTGGCCATCACCGACAAGGACTTCAAGTTCCCGCAGGTGTGGCGCACCAACCTCGCCATCGACCAGAAGTTGCCCTTTGGCGTGGTCGGCACGGCGGAGTTCCTCTACGGCCGCGACGTCAACGGCATTTACTACATCAACGCCAACCTGCCGGCGGCGCAGACCACCTTCGTCGGCGCCGACCCGCGGCCGCGCTTCACCAGCAACCGCGTCAACGCCACCATCACCGACGCCACCGTGATGAAGAACCAGAACATCGGCCGTAACTGGAACGTGACGGGCAACGTCAAGAAGACGTTCCGCGACGGCTTCCTTCAGGCCGCCTACAACTACGGCGAAGCGAAGAACACCATCGACCCGGGTTCAATTGCCAACGGCTCCTACTTCGGCAACGCCGTGTCGGGCGACCCCAACAACCCCGGCCTGGGCTTCAGCGCCAACTCGCCGGGCCACCGCTTCTTCGTGGCGGCCAACTACCGCCGCGAGTACTTCGGCTTCGGCGCCACCGGCATCTCGATGTTCTGGGAGGCCCGGACGATCGGGAACACCAGCTACATCTACTCGGGCGACCTCAACGGCGACAGCGCCACGGGCAACGACCTGATCTACATCCCGAGCAACACCGGCGAGATGAACTTCACCGCGTTCACGACGGGCGGCGTGACCTACACTGCCGACCAGCAGGCCGCGGCGTGGGAGTCCTACATCGCCCAGGATGAGTACCTGAGCGCGCACCGCGGCGAGTACTCGGTCCGCAACGCCGTGTTCCTGCCATTCATGAAGAGAATGGACCTGAGCATTTCCCAGGACGTCTTCAAGAGCATCGGCGGGACCCGCCAGCGCTTCCAGTTCCGCGCCGACTTCATCAACTTCGGCAACCTGCTGAACAAGAACTGGGGCGTGTCGCAGCGCCTCATCTCGAACTCGCCGCTCACCAACCCCGGCGTTGACGCCAGCGGCCGCGCCACTTACCGGCTTCGGGTGATCAACGGCGCGCTGATGACCAAGTCGCTGCAGCAGACGTCGGACCTGAACGACGTCTACAAGGTGATGCTCAGCTTCCGCTACTTCTTCAACTAGATTCCCGCCTTCGCCCGTGGCATTTCCTGCCTGGGCTTCGGCGCGGCAAGCTCGATCAAGGGGCGGGTCTTCGGACCCGCCCCTTTTCGTTGTCCGCGTGAATCTGCGGCATTCTGCGGCTGTCGTTTTCCACGTCAATCTGCGCTAATCTGCGGCTCAGGAGATCGCCGCATGAACCGCCGGGCTGTCCTCGTCCTGCTTGCCGTCCTCGCCCTCGCCCTCGCCGGCCCCGGCCTGCGTGCCCAGGAACTAGGCCGCATCGACTTCCCCACGTCCGGATCGGCGGCCGCCCAGCCGGCCTTCATCAAGGGCGTGCTGCTGATGCACAGCTTCGAGTACGACGATGCGAAGGAGGCGTTTCTGGAGGCGCAGAAGGCCGACCCGGGCTTCGCCATGGCCTACTGGGGTGAGGCCATGACCTACAACCACCCGGTGTGGCAGCAGACGGCGGCAGAGCTGGCCCAGGCCGCGCTGGCGCGCCTCGCCCCGACCGCGGAAGCCCGCCTCGCGAAGGCGCCCACCGCCAAGGAGAAGGACTGGCTGGCCTCGCTCGACAGCCTGTACGGGGCCGGCGACGCTTCGACTTCGCTCAGCGCAGGCAAGCTGGCGCGCGACCGCGCCTACGCCGAGCACATGCGCCGCATGCACGACCGGTATCCGGCCGACGACGAGGTCACGGCGTTCTATGCGCTGGCGCTGCTCGGCACGAGCCATGGCGGCCGTGACTTCTCGACCTACATGAAGGCGGCGGCGCTGGTCGAGCAGGTCTACGCCAGGAACCCGCAGCACCCGGGCGCTGCCCACTACCTGATTCACGCCTACGACGATCCTGTCCACGCTCCGCTCGGCCTGCGCTTTGCCGATGCCTATTCGAAGATCGCGCCCGCCGCCTCGCACGCGCTGCACATGCCATCGCACATCTACTTCGCGCTCGGCATGTGGGACGAGGCTTCGGCGATCAACGAGCGCTCGATGAAGGCCGCGGATGCGCGCCGGGCCGGGAAGCAGCTCGACGCTGACGCTCGCGGCTTCCACGCCATGCTCTGGCTGGTCTACGGCTACGCGCAGCAGGGCCGCTACGACGAGGCGCGCGGGCTCCTGGTGCAAATGGACGCGGACGCCGCGAAGAGCGGGTCGGTGCGCACGCGCAGTCACCTGGCGCTGGCCCGGGCGGCGTGGCTGATCGAATCACGCAAGTGGGGCGAGGCCAAGGCGCCGGTGTTGGCGAAGGGCCTCGGCGCGGAGGCGGCGATCGCCGACCTGTTCGCGATCGGGTTTGCGGCCATCCGCTCCGGCAACCGGGCGGCCGGCGGCAACGCGCTTCAGCAGATGGCCGCCCTGATGGAAGATGCGCCGGTGAACGGGGCGCCGGTCTCCGGGCAGCCCGCGGCCGGCCTGCCGGCCGCCGGTGGGGCACCTGACACGCGCGCCGCCCAGATCATGGCCCAGCAACTGGAGGCCGTCCTACTGTTCTCGGAGGGCCGCCGCGAAGAGGCGCTGGTGCTGGCCCGCCAGGCCGCGGTGGTGGAAGACGGGCTGTCGTTCGAGTTCGGCCCGCCGGTGCCCGTCAAACCGGCCCAGGAACTGGTCGGCGAGATGCTGATGGACCTCCGGCGCCCCAAGGAGGCGATCCCCTCTTTCGAGGCGTCGCTGAAGCGGAATCCGCGGCGGGCCTTGTCGCTGCTGGGGTTGGGCCGCGCCTCGATGGGGGTCAAGGACACGGCCAGGGCGATGTACGCCTACGGCGAACTGCGGAAGATCTGGAAGAACGCCGACAAGGGCCTGCCGGAGCTCAAGGAGCTCGGGCTGGTGCCGCCACCCTCCTTCTGAGGGCGCCGGGTCGCAGCCGGTACAAACGAAAGGCCGCCGGGATTTCTCCCGGCGGCCCGTGAACTGACTGGCGACGGCTGTTGGTTAGCCGCCGACCTTACCCGCACTGGCGGCAGCGCGGCGCATGCCTTCGGTGATGATGCCCACCTTTTCGACGCCCGCACCCTTGGCGGCGTCGATCACTTCGACGATGTCGCCATAGCGGAGGGTGCCGTCGCCGGCGATGAACAGGGTCTTGTCCTTGCGTTCCTCGTAGATCTTGCGAAGGCGGTCTTCGAGGTCGACGACCGAGACGTCGGACTTGTTGATCGAGATTTTCCTGTCCGCGGTGTACTCGATCACGATCTGCGAGACGTCGACCTGGGTCTGTTCGGCGGTCTTGGTTTCCGCCGGCAGGTTGACGTCGAGGCCCTTCTGCGACAGCGGGAGGGCGGCCATGAAGATGACCAGGAGCACGAGCAACACGTCGATCATCGGCGTGATGTTCATGTCCGAGCTGACTTCGAGCTTCTTGGCGGTAATGACCTTGTCGGCGCCGAGATGGTGGTGTGCGTGGGCCATGTTAGTTCCCTCCACCCTGCAGAAGACCGCGCGTCTTGGGGTCGGTGATCAGCCCCATGTCCTCGATGCCGCTGGCCCGCAGTTCGTCCATGCAATCCATCACGGCGGAGTAGCGCGCGTCTTCATCGGCCTTGATGAGGATGATGCGCTCCTTCTTGTTTTCGAGGATTTCCTCGACCTTCTGCCGCAGCTCTTCCTTGCGCACCGGCAGGCCGTTGACGAAGTACCGATCGGCCTTGTCGATGGCGACGACCGTCTGGTCCTGCGTTTCCGGCTTGTCCGCGGTGTTCGCGGCGAGCGGCAGCTTCACGTCGGCGCCCTTCTGGAGCAGCGGGGCCACGATCATCATGATGATGAGCAGCACCAGCATGACGTCCACGAGCGGCGTGACGTTGATGTCCGATTTGATTCCACCTTTGGAACCGCCGACATCCATTGACATAACGAACTCCTTAAATTTCGGGATCTGGTGATTTGGCGATTTCGCGATTGTCGATCACGAAATCTGAAGATCTGGCGGTCTGGCGATCCCGTGACCCAAATCACGAGAGCGCCAAATCGCCAGATCACCAAATCATCTTCAACTACGCCGTCTTCTTGATGAAGTAGTCGACCATCTCCGACGAGGAGTTGTCCATCTCCACGTTGAAGAACTCGAGCTTGCCGGACAGGTAGTTGTAGAACCACACCGCCGGGATGGCCACGAACAGGCCGAGCGCGGTTTCGACGAGCGCTTCCGCGATGCCGGCGGAGACGGCGCCGATGCCGCCCGAGCCCGACGACGCGATGCCGACGAACGCGTTGATGACGCCGACCACCGTGCCGAGCAGACCGACGAACGGCGCGGTCGCGCCGATGGTCGCCAGGCCGGAGACGCCCTTCTTGAGGTCGTTCGAGGTCAGCGCGGTGGCGCGCTGAATCGAGCGGCGGACGGTGTCGAGCAGGTCTTCACGCGACAGGTTGGCGCCGCTCTCCTGCTGGAACTGGTATTCCTGCAGGCCGGCGAGCACGACCTTGGCGAGGTGGCTGTAGCGGTATTCCTTCGCCGACGACAGGGCGATGGCCTCCTTCAGCCGGCCTTCCTTGAGGTGCTTGGCGACGAGCGGGGCATACATCTTCGACTGCTTGGTCGCCTGGCTGAACGTATAGATACGCTCAATCGCGACGCCCACCGACCAGAACGACATGATGAACAGGATGACGGCGACCGCGAGTGCCGCGGGGCCCATCTGGTTGAACATGTCGACGAGATCGAGGCCACCGCCGCCCTCCGTCTGCGCGAACGCAGGCGTGCTCATCAGGAGCATGGCGAAACCGGCACCAGCGATACGACCAAACTGAATCTTCCGACCTTCCATCGCTATCCTCCAGAAAAAAACGGCTTACTACGTTTGAAGACCTATCTTGTAGGGCACC is part of the Vicinamibacterales bacterium genome and harbors:
- a CDS encoding carboxypeptidase regulatory-like domain-containing protein; protein product: MKLLIRFAFSLVAVFALATVVSAQGVTTGALAGKVVDSQQQAVSGASVIAIHLPSGTSYEATTRADGRFSIPGMRVGGPYSVTVAYAGTGAAAFQPETQDNVEVILGGATDLQFMLKNISITETVTVTAQSDTVFNSERTGSATSVSRETIAALPTISNRIDAIVRMAPEARGLSVAGQGSGMNNITVDGSYFNNSFGLGSAPGERTNVAPISMEAIEQVQVSVAPYDVRQGNFVGAGVNSVTRSGTNKFSAAGSYQFRDNSMVGTKAKNATVNPGTFDFKNGGGWASGPVIENKLFFFGSLEGEKTEQPGTTFRANTGGEAVGGSVTRVLASDLDSLSSYLKTNFSYDTGKYQDYPFATPGRRVLAKFDYNLNNRNKLSFRYNQLDSDTDVLLSNSTSLGFGNRRTSTFGLNFESSNYTILENNKYGIAELNTIIGTKMANSLIVGYGQSDESRGDIGKLFPLVDILQAGSVYTTIGSEPFTPNNELRYKTYQVQDSLTKFGEKHSFTVGFAAEKYKSENVFFPGKQSAYVYNSLADFYTDANDYLANPNRTTSPVTLARFQVRYNNIPGAEKPLQPLDVLYWGAYAQDEWSVADNLKVIAGVRVDVASFKDTGFANPVADGMTFRDETGGSVQYSTGKLPDANPLFSPRVGFNWDVFKNRDTQVRGGTGVFTGKPLFVWISNQIGNTGMQTGFIDSGTGGTRAYPFNPNPDAYKPATVTGAPPVSTNLAITDKDFKFPQVWRTNLAIDQKLPFGVVGTAEFLYGRDVNGIYYINANLPAAQTTFVGADPRPRFTSNRVNATITDATVMKNQNIGRNWNVTGNVKKTFRDGFLQAAYNYGEAKNTIDPGSIANGSYFGNAVSGDPNNPGLGFSANSPGHRFFVAANYRREYFGFGATGISMFWEARTIGNTSYIYSGDLNGDSATGNDLIYIPSNTGEMNFTAFTTGGVTYTADQQAAAWESYIAQDEYLSAHRGEYSVRNAVFLPFMKRMDLSISQDVFKSIGGTRQRFQFRADFINFGNLLNKNWGVSQRLISNSPLTNPGVDASGRATYRLRVINGALMTKSLQQTSDLNDVYKVMLSFRYFFN
- a CDS encoding MotA/TolQ/ExbB proton channel family protein, translating into MSTPAFAQTEGGGGLDLVDMFNQMGPAALAVAVILFIMSFWSVGVAIERIYTFSQATKQSKMYAPLVAKHLKEGRLKEAIALSSAKEYRYSHLAKVVLAGLQEYQFQQESGANLSREDLLDTVRRSIQRATALTSNDLKKGVSGLATIGATAPFVGLLGTVVGVINAFVGIASSGSGGIGAVSAGIAEALVETALGLFVAIPAVWFYNYLSGKLEFFNVEMDNSSSEMVDYFIKKTA
- a CDS encoding biopolymer transporter ExbD, coding for MAHAHHHLGADKVITAKKLEVSSDMNITPMIDVLLVLLVIFMAALPLSQKGLDVNLPAETKTAEQTQVDVSQIVIEYTADRKISINKSDVSVVDLEDRLRKIYEERKDKTLFIAGDGTLRYGDIVEVIDAAKGAGVEKVGIITEGMRRAAASAGKVGG
- a CDS encoding biopolymer transporter ExbD codes for the protein MSMDVGGSKGGIKSDINVTPLVDVMLVLLIIMMIVAPLLQKGADVKLPLAANTADKPETQDQTVVAIDKADRYFVNGLPVRKEELRQKVEEILENKKERIILIKADEDARYSAVMDCMDELRASGIEDMGLITDPKTRGLLQGGGN